A single Methylomonas sp. AM2-LC DNA region contains:
- a CDS encoding HD domain-containing phosphohydrolase has product MKNNHGPELHVIYQKIVIRLLLGWLFLCITVGAGVLWSEIYRVEDIVHELALNESQSINEVSFAKNSAEQITQFAEKLVKQHFLMVELFNQNKQLTFEAVRGGLEITEQQINQYRHQFPQADKFSHELHLINGHLWLIILLPLKDETQTTPGGYFEGVYEVDAQTFASIKHDILRTLIFVTLGISFTSILMYPIVYALIRGVMKLSGALLQGNLELLNVLGCAIAERDSETNSHNYRVTFYALKLGKAINLADENLRHLLAGAFLHDVGKIGIRDPILLKPDKLNPEEYEVMKTHVSLGVEILKKSSWLYDARDVVEFHHEKYDGSGYLKGLQGEQIPINARIFSIVDVFDALTSKRPYKQAWSLNEAIATLANGSGKHFDPELVKIFTAIAPELYQEVCDLDANQLESLLNSIIGPYFLYNS; this is encoded by the coding sequence ATGAAAAATAATCACGGCCCCGAACTTCATGTAATTTATCAAAAAATTGTTATTCGCTTGCTATTAGGCTGGTTGTTTTTATGTATTACAGTCGGTGCGGGCGTGTTATGGTCAGAAATTTATCGTGTTGAAGATATCGTACATGAACTGGCACTCAATGAGTCGCAAAGCATCAATGAAGTATCTTTTGCCAAAAATTCAGCAGAGCAAATCACTCAATTTGCGGAAAAATTAGTTAAACAACATTTTCTAATGGTTGAATTGTTCAATCAAAACAAACAACTGACGTTTGAAGCGGTACGCGGCGGACTCGAAATTACTGAACAGCAAATTAATCAGTATAGGCATCAATTTCCGCAAGCTGATAAGTTTTCTCATGAATTACACTTAATAAACGGGCATTTATGGCTCATTATTTTGTTACCCTTAAAAGACGAAACTCAAACAACGCCCGGCGGTTACTTCGAAGGCGTTTATGAGGTTGACGCTCAAACATTCGCTAGTATCAAACACGATATTTTACGCACATTAATTTTTGTTACTTTAGGCATTTCATTTACCAGCATCTTGATGTACCCCATTGTTTATGCACTGATTCGGGGCGTAATGAAATTATCTGGCGCATTACTACAAGGTAATCTGGAGCTATTAAATGTACTGGGATGTGCAATAGCCGAACGTGATTCAGAAACCAATAGCCATAACTACCGGGTCACTTTCTATGCACTCAAATTGGGCAAAGCCATCAATCTTGCAGACGAAAATTTGCGCCATCTTCTAGCAGGAGCATTTTTACATGACGTGGGTAAAATTGGTATTCGTGATCCCATTTTACTAAAACCAGACAAACTCAATCCCGAAGAGTACGAAGTCATGAAAACGCATGTATCATTGGGTGTAGAGATTCTTAAAAAATCCAGCTGGCTTTACGATGCAAGAGATGTGGTTGAGTTTCATCATGAAAAATATGATGGTAGCGGCTATCTAAAAGGCCTACAGGGCGAACAAATCCCCATCAATGCCCGAATATTTTCTATAGTTGACGTTTTTGATGCACTAACCTCCAAACGTCCCTATAAACAGGCCTGGTCGTTAAATGAGGCAATTGCCACACTAGCAAACGGCAGCGGTAAGCATTTTGACCCGGAATTGGTAAAGATATTTACCGCAATTGCTCCAGAACTCTATCAAGAAGTTTGTGACTTGGACGCAAATCAACTGGAAAGCCTATTAAATTCCATTATCGGCCCTTATTTCCTTTATAACAGTTAA
- a CDS encoding DUF1097 domain-containing protein, which yields MDKLTALSLSIGILAGVATFLAVGPASGIFFIWAATIAWAAYFLLGATKEALVNTIVCGIFGVVMAWITAVLLTEISPDAAPGFSIMAAITVAVSVVVMCLAARIPQLGTIPVSVLGYSSTFAYLLQTPEKLSQDVLLGVSLSNPLLVISISFVVGTFFGQFSGQLAAKWTKE from the coding sequence ATGGATAAATTAACAGCACTTTCTTTAAGCATCGGCATTTTAGCGGGCGTTGCAACTTTTTTGGCAGTGGGTCCTGCTAGTGGCATCTTTTTTATATGGGCGGCTACCATTGCTTGGGCAGCTTACTTTTTGTTAGGGGCGACTAAAGAAGCTTTGGTTAATACGATTGTTTGTGGAATTTTTGGTGTTGTTATGGCCTGGATTACTGCAGTTTTATTAACTGAGATTTCTCCTGATGCAGCACCTGGATTTTCTATAATGGCAGCGATTACTGTTGCTGTTTCTGTGGTTGTAATGTGTTTGGCAGCCAGAATTCCGCAGTTAGGCACTATCCCTGTCAGTGTTTTAGGTTATTCTTCAACATTTGCCTATCTACTGCAAACGCCTGAGAAATTGAGTCAGGATGTTTTGTTGGGTGTTTCTTTAAGCAATCCGTTATTGGTTATCTCTATTTCGTTTGTCGTTGGAACCTTTTTTGGTCAGTTTTCAGGCCAACTGGCTGCAAAATGGACTAAAGAATAG
- a CDS encoding type II and III secretion system protein: MKSKSGLLLLLLTQIVFAENTVTEVISLYNRTATELLPLIGPLLENTDTVVDNADSLIVKTTSERMPYLQNLIHKLDSPISNLVITVLQNSSETAEELNAKEYSAKNMSDAIQMHGMNADTREINHQQKGQFLRVTPGQPAYIKTSQIKQEQNTNGYGVMNGNPIYNSSSQQQEISTGFVITPQITGQQVMMDIEPWFEQFQQGNRIDTHSTHSQIRTKLGEWVELGGNSNINVETNSGFNTYNHQISKNNLRILIKVDRVD, translated from the coding sequence ATGAAATCTAAATCAGGATTGTTACTATTACTACTAACCCAGATTGTTTTCGCTGAAAACACAGTCACTGAAGTTATTAGTTTGTACAATCGCACAGCAACAGAATTATTACCGCTAATAGGCCCATTGCTAGAAAATACCGATACGGTTGTTGACAATGCAGATAGCTTGATTGTCAAAACTACGTCTGAGCGTATGCCCTATTTGCAAAATTTGATACATAAACTGGATAGTCCGATTAGCAATCTGGTTATCACTGTTTTGCAAAACAGCAGTGAAACTGCCGAAGAACTAAATGCTAAAGAATATTCGGCCAAAAACATGTCTGACGCCATACAGATGCATGGCATGAATGCGGATACCCGAGAAATAAATCATCAACAAAAAGGCCAATTTCTACGCGTTACCCCAGGACAACCCGCTTACATCAAAACCAGCCAGATCAAACAGGAACAGAATACAAATGGTTATGGCGTAATGAATGGCAATCCAATCTACAATAGCTCTTCACAACAACAAGAAATCAGTACTGGATTTGTTATAACGCCTCAAATTACTGGACAGCAAGTAATGATGGATATCGAACCCTGGTTCGAGCAATTTCAACAGGGCAACCGTATTGATACACATTCTACACATAGCCAAATTCGCACTAAACTTGGCGAATGGGTAGAGCTTGGCGGTAATTCAAATATTAACGTTGAAACCAACAGCGGATTTAACACCTATAACCATCAAATTAGCAAAAATAACTTACGCATTTTGATCAAAGTAGATAGGGTCGACTAA
- the glgA gene encoding glycogen synthase GlgA: MKKILFASSETHPLIKTGGLADVAGSLPIALAELGQDIRIIMPNYQAIKNCEAGHYLCTVRVNNCDVHLLETRLPNSDVIVWLVDYPPFFNFPGNPYHDESGTPWANIGDRFALFCRIVVEVAMDRGYLNWKPDVVHCNDWQTGLIPALLSLEDNKPATIFTIHNMAYQGLFPSNTYTLLNLPGKLWQQDGLEYHGMLSFIKGGLSFADRITTVSPTYAQEIQKPEFGYGLEGLLAYRQDDLSGIINGIDTSIWNPATDSYISKTYSVKTLKHKQENKLALQSSQGLPVDADIPIFGLIGRLVEQKGIDLVLSCLTEMVSMPIQFVLLGSGDKSIELKLYDFARLYPEKIAINIGYNEPLAHQIEAGADIFLMPSRFEPCGLNQMYSQRYGTLPIVRKTGGLADTVVDALPESMRDSTACGFVFNDPVPSALIETIKRSLILYADKSAWQKIQRNAMLKDFSWQNSANQYLALYNEI; encoded by the coding sequence ATGAAAAAAATTCTGTTCGCTAGTAGCGAAACTCATCCATTAATCAAAACAGGTGGCTTGGCTGATGTTGCCGGTAGCCTGCCGATTGCGCTCGCAGAGCTGGGTCAAGATATTCGTATTATCATGCCCAATTATCAAGCTATCAAAAATTGCGAAGCCGGCCATTATTTGTGCACCGTACGCGTCAATAACTGTGATGTACACCTACTTGAAACCCGGCTGCCAAATAGCGATGTGATTGTCTGGCTGGTTGATTACCCGCCATTTTTTAATTTTCCTGGCAATCCTTACCACGATGAATCGGGTACACCCTGGGCAAATATTGGTGACCGTTTTGCACTATTTTGCCGAATTGTAGTAGAAGTAGCCATGGATCGCGGCTATTTAAACTGGAAACCGGATGTAGTGCATTGCAATGATTGGCAAACCGGGCTCATACCAGCCCTACTATCATTGGAAGATAATAAACCTGCAACCATTTTCACCATACACAACATGGCTTATCAGGGTTTATTTCCTAGCAACACATACACATTGCTAAATCTTCCCGGAAAACTTTGGCAACAGGACGGCCTTGAGTATCACGGCATGCTATCGTTTATTAAAGGTGGTTTAAGTTTTGCCGACCGCATCACCACGGTCAGCCCTACTTACGCACAGGAAATACAAAAACCTGAATTTGGTTACGGACTGGAAGGCTTGCTAGCTTATAGGCAGGATGACTTATCAGGCATTATCAATGGCATTGACACCTCAATTTGGAATCCCGCTACAGACAGTTACATCAGCAAAACCTATAGCGTAAAAACCCTCAAACACAAACAAGAAAATAAACTTGCTCTCCAAAGTTCTCAGGGTTTACCTGTCGATGCTGATATTCCCATATTTGGTCTAATCGGTCGCCTGGTTGAACAAAAAGGCATAGATTTGGTGTTAAGCTGCCTAACAGAAATGGTTAGCATGCCAATACAGTTTGTACTTTTAGGCAGTGGCGATAAAAGTATTGAATTAAAATTGTATGATTTCGCTCGCCTCTATCCAGAGAAAATAGCCATTAACATTGGCTATAACGAACCCTTAGCGCATCAAATTGAAGCCGGTGCAGATATATTTCTGATGCCATCACGTTTTGAACCTTGTGGCCTCAACCAAATGTATAGTCAACGTTATGGCACCTTACCCATAGTCAGAAAAACCGGCGGACTAGCCGACACTGTAGTTGACGCCTTACCAGAAAGCATGCGTGATAGTACTGCCTGTGGCTTTGTTTTTAATGACCCAGTACCTTCAGCATTAATAGAAACCATTAAGCGCAGCTTGATTTTATACGCTGACAAATCTGCATGGCAAAAAATCCAGCGCAATGCCATGCTAAAAGATTTTTCCTGGCAAAACAGCGCCAATCAATATCTTGCACTTTATAATGAAATCTAA
- the glgB gene encoding 1,4-alpha-glucan branching protein GlgB: MNKLSEKNTLDSNIIDIIEAKHHDPFSVLGLHIENKKTVIRVFLPYAETVRFNAENGPEMQRISGTDIFEYHPDKQKIESPYQLFWIDKEGFEHHHYDPYCFESILSEFDRHLFGEGKHWQIYQKLGAHLHSINNIEGVYFAVWAPNAQRVSVVGDFNRWDGRNHPMRNLGSSGIWEIFIPGLAVGCLYKFEILSRHNGQIQVKTDPYGQQFEFRPQTAAIVIQENAYLWQDEKWMDRRQQQNWLHAPMSIYEVHLGSWQRDSRGNFLNYRELAVILVEYVKEMGFTHIELLPITEHPLDISWGYQTTGYFAPTSRHGSPDDFRYFVDMCHENEIGVILDWVPAHFPKDSFALARFDGSPLYEHEDPRKGEHRDWGTLIYNYSRNEVKNFLLSSAFFWLEEFHLDGLRVDAVASMLYLDYSREANDWIPNIYGGNENLEAIDFLRHMNTVTHEQHPGTVIMAEESTSWPQVTRPTWTGGLGFSMKWNMGWMHDILAYMQQQPIHRAYHHDQLTFGLLYAFSENFVLPFSHDEVVHGKQSLINKMPGDEWQRFANLRLLYTMMFTYPGKKLLFMGCEFGQGSEWSVNRTLDWYVLDYAHHRGIQSLVKDLNKLYTTQPALFQYDFDHQGFEWVDCHDVQQSIISYRRKSTDEDLIIILNFTPVPREGYRIGVPKPGVYYEIFNSDSHYYDGSNIGNGQTISSPQPWMNMDHSILVTLPPLAGIILKM, from the coding sequence ATGAACAAGCTCAGCGAAAAAAACACGCTTGATTCGAACATAATTGACATCATAGAGGCAAAACACCACGACCCATTTTCAGTTTTAGGCTTACATATTGAAAATAAAAAAACGGTGATTCGGGTATTTTTACCCTATGCTGAAACAGTGCGGTTTAATGCTGAAAATGGCCCAGAAATGCAACGTATATCAGGGACTGACATCTTTGAATATCACCCTGATAAACAGAAAATTGAGAGCCCATATCAGCTATTCTGGATAGACAAAGAAGGATTTGAACATCATCATTACGACCCTTATTGTTTTGAATCTATCCTATCCGAGTTTGATCGGCATTTATTCGGCGAAGGTAAACACTGGCAAATCTATCAAAAACTTGGTGCACATTTACACAGCATAAATAATATTGAGGGTGTTTACTTTGCAGTCTGGGCACCCAATGCGCAAAGAGTCAGTGTTGTCGGCGACTTTAACCGTTGGGATGGTCGAAATCACCCTATGCGCAATCTAGGCAGTTCAGGTATTTGGGAAATTTTCATTCCCGGCTTAGCGGTCGGCTGCCTATATAAATTCGAAATTCTCAGCCGTCATAACGGACAAATTCAAGTTAAAACCGATCCCTATGGTCAACAGTTTGAATTCCGCCCGCAAACGGCAGCGATTGTTATTCAAGAAAATGCTTATCTATGGCAAGATGAAAAATGGATGGATCGGCGTCAACAACAAAACTGGCTTCATGCCCCCATGTCGATTTACGAAGTGCATCTTGGATCTTGGCAACGTGATAGCCGTGGCAATTTTCTTAACTACCGGGAATTGGCTGTAATACTCGTAGAATATGTCAAAGAAATGGGGTTCACACATATCGAATTACTCCCTATAACTGAACACCCGTTGGACATTTCTTGGGGATACCAAACGACGGGTTATTTTGCCCCCACTAGTCGTCATGGCAGTCCTGATGATTTCCGATATTTTGTCGACATGTGTCATGAAAATGAAATAGGTGTGATACTTGATTGGGTTCCGGCTCACTTTCCAAAAGACAGTTTCGCATTAGCACGTTTTGACGGCAGCCCACTTTATGAACATGAAGACCCACGCAAAGGAGAGCATCGCGACTGGGGTACTTTGATATACAACTATAGCCGAAACGAAGTCAAAAACTTCCTGCTATCAAGCGCCTTTTTCTGGTTAGAAGAATTTCATCTTGATGGCCTAAGAGTGGATGCAGTCGCCTCAATGCTCTACCTGGATTACTCACGCGAAGCCAATGACTGGATACCAAACATTTATGGTGGCAATGAAAATCTGGAGGCAATAGACTTCCTGCGCCATATGAATACGGTCACGCATGAACAACATCCTGGCACCGTTATTATGGCTGAAGAATCAACTTCTTGGCCACAAGTCACTCGACCGACCTGGACTGGAGGCCTTGGATTTTCCATGAAGTGGAATATGGGTTGGATGCATGACATTCTGGCTTACATGCAACAGCAACCCATTCACCGTGCTTATCATCACGATCAATTAACGTTTGGCTTGCTCTATGCATTCTCAGAAAATTTTGTTTTACCTTTTTCGCACGATGAAGTGGTACATGGAAAACAATCTTTAATAAACAAAATGCCAGGAGATGAATGGCAACGTTTTGCAAACTTACGTTTGTTATACACAATGATGTTTACCTATCCAGGCAAAAAACTGTTGTTTATGGGGTGCGAATTCGGACAAGGCAGTGAATGGAGTGTCAATCGTACTTTAGATTGGTATGTACTCGACTACGCCCATCATCGCGGCATACAATCACTGGTTAAAGACCTGAATAAACTATACACCACCCAACCTGCTCTGTTTCAGTACGACTTCGACCATCAAGGCTTTGAATGGGTAGATTGCCACGATGTTCAGCAATCCATTATCAGTTATCGCCGCAAATCCACCGATGAAGACTTGATAATTATACTCAACTTTACCCCGGTACCTCGCGAAGGTTATCGTATTGGCGTACCTAAACCAGGCGTCTATTATGAAATTTTTAACTCCGATTCACACTACTATGACGGCAGTAATATTGGTAACGGTCAAACAATATCTTCACCGCAACCGTGGATGAATATGGATCACTCTATCCTTGTAACACTGCCTCCGTTGGCTGGAATAATTCTAAAAATGTAA
- the glgC gene encoding glucose-1-phosphate adenylyltransferase yields the protein MTVVNSQNQQRRVSELTRNTIALILAGGRGSRLKHMTDWRAKPAVPFGGKFRIIDFPLSNCINSDIRKIGVLTQYKADSLIRHIQQGWGFLRGEFGEYVDLLPAQQRHDEHSWYQGTADAIYQNIDILRSRNPEFVLVLAGDHIYKMDYSAMLADHVDNNADLTIGCIEVPLQDAKEFGVMHVDENRRVKDFIEKPENPPVMPGREDTALASMGIYIFNAQFLFEQLIKDADMPGSHRDFGKDIIPSVIDKYRVNAYPFLDLQSGQQSYWRDVGTIDAYWAANMELIGVKPDLNLYDNTWPIWTYQAQTPPAKFVFDDDDRRGQAIDSMVSGGCVISGATVRHSLLFSQVRVNSYSIVNDSVVMPDVNIARHCRITKAIIEKGCMVPEGTIIGENREDDEKRFYVSAGGVVLVTSDMLGQRRHYVR from the coding sequence ATGACAGTCGTGAATTCACAAAATCAGCAAAGACGGGTGAGTGAATTAACCCGCAATACTATTGCTCTGATTTTAGCAGGTGGGCGCGGTTCACGGCTCAAGCATATGACTGATTGGCGAGCAAAGCCCGCGGTACCATTTGGCGGTAAATTTCGCATCATTGATTTTCCCTTATCTAATTGTATCAATTCTGACATCCGTAAAATAGGTGTTTTAACACAATATAAAGCGGATTCATTGATTAGGCATATTCAGCAAGGCTGGGGGTTTTTACGTGGCGAGTTTGGCGAGTATGTCGATTTATTGCCTGCTCAACAGCGTCACGATGAGCATTCCTGGTATCAAGGCACTGCGGATGCCATTTATCAGAATATTGATATATTGCGTTCTCGTAACCCTGAGTTTGTTTTAGTGCTGGCTGGTGATCACATTTACAAAATGGATTATTCGGCGATGTTGGCAGATCATGTCGATAACAATGCTGATTTAACCATCGGTTGTATTGAAGTGCCTTTACAGGATGCCAAAGAATTTGGTGTGATGCATGTTGATGAGAATAGACGCGTCAAGGATTTTATTGAAAAACCGGAAAATCCGCCAGTAATGCCAGGTAGAGAGGATACAGCGTTAGCTTCCATGGGTATCTATATTTTTAATGCACAGTTCTTGTTTGAACAGTTAATTAAAGACGCGGATATGCCAGGTTCTCATCGTGATTTTGGTAAAGATATTATCCCCTCAGTAATTGATAAATATCGAGTTAATGCTTACCCGTTCCTGGATTTACAAAGCGGTCAGCAAAGTTATTGGCGTGATGTGGGTACGATTGATGCCTATTGGGCTGCAAATATGGAGCTTATTGGGGTAAAACCAGATCTTAATCTTTATGATAATACATGGCCAATCTGGACTTATCAGGCGCAAACACCACCTGCTAAATTTGTATTTGACGATGACGATAGACGCGGGCAGGCGATTGACTCAATGGTGTCTGGAGGTTGTGTAATCTCAGGAGCTACTGTCAGGCATTCTTTATTGTTTTCTCAAGTCAGGGTCAATTCCTACAGTATAGTTAATGATTCTGTGGTTATGCCGGATGTTAATATTGCCAGACATTGCCGGATTACTAAGGCTATTATTGAAAAAGGTTGTATGGTTCCAGAGGGTACTATTATTGGTGAGAATCGGGAAGATGATGAAAAACGCTTCTATGTGAGTGCGGGTGGGGTAGTGTTAGTGACTTCCGACATGCTGGGGCAACGAAGACATTATGTCAGATAA
- a CDS encoding glycoside hydrolase family 57 protein — MSDKLKLVLCWHMHQPEYRDMQSGEFKLPWTYLHVIKDYVDMIGHLEAVPEAKAVVNFAPILLEQIEDYSNQVSAYLQDRTVIKDSLLAALADPSVSSDPEKCLKLMRDCRKANQDRQINRYPAFRKLVDLIDWLQCHQDAVNYLNSQFLSDVLVWYHLIWMGETVKLGDFRIRRLIDKAGNFSSEDRIEVLEIIGEILSKIIYRYKALARKGRIELSVTPYAHPIMPLMLNLQSAREAVSQVSLPLLAAYPGGQERVEWHLRKGIETFKHFFGFAPSGCWPSEGSVSTQTLQILANAGFKWTASGGNVLHNSLRASASEPIGNFHHAFKLHGTDIACFFRDDGLSDLIGFEYSKWHADDAVADLIQHLENILDAKDLPSVVSIIMDGENAWEYFPDNGYHFLSALYKRLSDHPRIEMTTFSECLDNGLVLKPLSQLVAGSWVYGTFSTWIGDVDKNYAWDMLGDVKAAFDKVVAENKLTGQQLAAVEQQLAVCEGSDWFWWFGDYNPGEAVSDFEKQYRLNLTNLYRLLGEDPPAYLALAFTQGSGTPAMGGAMRRGNEI; from the coding sequence ATGTCAGATAAATTAAAGTTGGTGCTCTGCTGGCATATGCATCAGCCAGAGTACCGTGACATGCAAAGTGGCGAGTTTAAGTTGCCCTGGACGTATTTACATGTAATTAAGGATTACGTAGATATGATTGGCCATTTAGAGGCAGTCCCTGAAGCAAAAGCTGTGGTCAATTTTGCTCCCATTTTATTGGAACAAATTGAAGATTACTCTAATCAGGTTAGTGCTTATCTGCAAGATCGTACGGTTATTAAAGATAGTTTATTAGCTGCTTTGGCCGATCCCTCGGTTTCATCTGATCCCGAAAAATGCCTTAAATTAATGAGAGACTGTAGAAAAGCCAATCAAGATCGGCAAATTAACCGTTATCCAGCATTTCGAAAATTAGTCGATCTGATTGATTGGTTGCAATGTCATCAGGATGCCGTTAATTATCTTAACTCTCAGTTTTTATCGGATGTTTTAGTTTGGTATCACTTGATATGGATGGGTGAAACTGTAAAGCTTGGCGATTTTCGGATCAGGCGTTTAATTGATAAAGCCGGAAATTTTAGCTCGGAAGACAGAATAGAAGTTTTAGAAATCATTGGTGAAATTTTATCAAAAATCATTTATCGCTATAAAGCTTTGGCTAGGAAGGGGCGTATCGAGTTATCAGTGACCCCTTATGCGCACCCGATTATGCCGCTCATGTTAAATTTACAAAGTGCGCGCGAAGCAGTGTCGCAGGTCAGTTTGCCTTTGTTAGCGGCTTATCCGGGTGGGCAAGAGCGAGTTGAATGGCATTTGCGGAAAGGCATAGAGACTTTTAAGCATTTTTTTGGATTCGCGCCGAGCGGATGCTGGCCTTCAGAAGGTAGTGTGAGTACGCAAACATTGCAAATTTTAGCCAATGCCGGTTTTAAATGGACCGCTAGTGGTGGTAATGTATTACACAACAGTTTGCGTGCTTCGGCTTCAGAGCCTATAGGTAATTTTCATCATGCGTTTAAATTACACGGCACTGATATTGCCTGTTTTTTTCGGGATGATGGTCTGTCAGATTTAATTGGGTTTGAATATTCAAAATGGCACGCAGATGATGCTGTGGCGGATTTGATTCAGCATTTGGAAAATATTTTGGATGCAAAAGACCTGCCCTCCGTAGTATCGATTATAATGGATGGCGAAAATGCTTGGGAGTATTTTCCCGATAATGGTTATCACTTTCTAAGTGCACTTTATAAACGCCTCAGCGATCATCCTAGAATAGAGATGACTACCTTTTCTGAATGTCTTGATAATGGTCTGGTATTAAAACCTTTGTCGCAATTAGTGGCAGGTAGTTGGGTCTATGGAACATTTTCTACCTGGATTGGAGATGTTGATAAAAACTATGCTTGGGATATGCTGGGAGACGTTAAGGCGGCGTTTGACAAGGTAGTAGCCGAAAATAAGCTTACTGGGCAGCAACTTGCTGCTGTGGAGCAGCAATTGGCGGTGTGTGAAGGATCTGATTGGTTTTGGTGGTTTGGCGATTACAACCCAGGTGAGGCTGTAAGCGATTTCGAAAAGCAATATCGATTAAATCTTACCAATCTTTATCGATTACTGGGTGAGGATCCTCCAGCTTATTTGGCATTGGCATTTACTCAAGGCTCTGGTACGCCAGCTATGGGTGGAGCAATGCGACGTGGAAATGAAATTTAA
- the malQ gene encoding 4-alpha-glucanotransferase, protein MTSLLDKRRAGVLLHITSLPGRGECGDLGKEAYNFVNFLHDTGLSVWQTLPLGMPHGDGSPYQCLSSHAGNPALISIDWLVDKGWLNINEHCGECHAGHEFIKSCLITKAFYGFQTMADADELAAFFQFCQDKASWLDDFSLFIALRNLFAHKSWSQWPEALKQRNAEALSEARHLFKDVLESIKFEQYIFFRQWHELKEYAGQKGVLLFGDIPIFVSYDSADVWANRDVFKLNKDGEMDVVAGVPPDYFSEYGQRWGNPHYDWGYLQKTGFKWWLDRIKSQYELFDILRIDHFRGFEAAWEIPAEEDTAINGKWVTAPGGNLLRAIQNTFPLLSLVAEDLGIITHEVEALRDDFHLPGMKILQFAFDGNPRNPYLPMNYPTNCVVYTGTHDNDTTLGWFENLNDGDKQRIYDYLGWPSMPMPHSLINAAMASVANLAIIPMQDILLLGSADRMNTPGTIDGNWRWRFEWSQLSNDKVSFFSHLVQMFGRSGN, encoded by the coding sequence ATGACTTCTCTTTTAGATAAACGCCGTGCTGGTGTGTTGTTGCATATTACATCTTTACCAGGGCGTGGGGAGTGTGGTGATTTAGGCAAGGAAGCTTATAATTTTGTTAATTTTTTGCATGATACCGGATTGAGTGTTTGGCAGACCTTACCTTTGGGTATGCCACATGGTGACGGATCGCCTTATCAATGTTTATCTTCACATGCAGGTAATCCGGCTTTAATTAGCATTGATTGGCTGGTAGATAAAGGTTGGTTAAACATCAATGAACATTGTGGTGAATGCCATGCCGGTCATGAATTTATAAAAAGTTGTTTAATCACTAAGGCATTTTATGGTTTTCAAACCATGGCAGATGCTGACGAGCTGGCGGCTTTTTTTCAATTTTGTCAGGACAAGGCATCATGGCTGGATGATTTTAGTTTGTTTATTGCGTTAAGAAATTTATTCGCTCACAAAAGTTGGAGTCAATGGCCAGAAGCCTTAAAACAAAGAAATGCTGAAGCGTTGAGTGAAGCACGGCATTTATTTAAAGATGTGCTGGAATCCATTAAATTTGAGCAATATATTTTTTTCCGTCAGTGGCATGAATTAAAAGAATATGCGGGACAAAAAGGTGTGTTGCTGTTTGGTGATATACCCATTTTTGTGTCATATGACAGTGCCGATGTTTGGGCCAATCGTGATGTGTTTAAATTAAATAAAGACGGCGAAATGGATGTGGTCGCTGGTGTACCACCTGATTATTTTTCAGAATACGGTCAGCGCTGGGGTAATCCGCACTATGATTGGGGCTATTTGCAGAAAACGGGCTTTAAATGGTGGTTAGACCGGATTAAAAGTCAATATGAACTTTTCGATATACTTAGAATTGATCATTTCAGAGGTTTTGAGGCTGCTTGGGAAATTCCAGCCGAAGAAGATACAGCCATTAATGGAAAATGGGTGACTGCACCAGGTGGCAATTTGTTACGCGCCATTCAAAACACATTTCCATTATTATCCCTAGTGGCTGAAGATTTGGGCATTATTACCCATGAAGTAGAAGCCTTGCGCGACGATTTTCATTTACCCGGCATGAAAATTTTGCAATTTGCTTTTGATGGTAATCCTAGAAATCCTTATTTGCCGATGAATTATCCAACTAACTGTGTGGTTTATACGGGTACGCATGACAACGATACCACACTGGGATGGTTTGAAAACTTAAATGATGGGGATAAGCAACGTATTTATGATTATTTGGGATGGCCTAGTATGCCAATGCCACATAGTCTTATTAATGCCGCTATGGCATCGGTAGCTAATTTAGCCATTATACCTATGCAGGATATTTTATTGCTGGGTTCGGCAGATAGAATGAATACGCCGGGGACAATTGACGGAAATTGGCGGTGGCGATTCGAGTGGTCGCAACTATCGAATGACAAAGTTAGTTTTTTTTCGCATTTAGTTCAAATGTTTGGCCGATCGGGTAACTAG